One genomic segment of Rivularia sp. PCC 7116 includes these proteins:
- a CDS encoding iron uptake porin — translation MELSVKQFLKQIIRSPKLLAALVGYGIFSPLCFPSEAALQLKGQSLKVISSTPSAPSAPSQILAQQTSVDELSDVKPTDWAYQALKSLIERYGVITGLPDGTFKGNRAVTRYEFATGLAAALDKVEDATATSVSDRYIQQDKITLRRLQREFAEALADVRKRLNDIDSRSAQLQANQFSTTTKLKGQQIFGLTDGRRASFSLASRTRLTFETSFSQKDLLVTQLESGNNGGDAVGLAQKENANLLGSAGLFANAGGLDFTDVEDDVKLRRLHYTLRPSSDLAVTVGTKMSPRDFIDGNRYANNEAADFSSGIFLNNPLIVQNRIDRNGGAGAAVVWKPNSKLAFRSLYIAGDADSSSEDKGFFGDPHQASAELEYTFSDKLTLKLQYTNAEIENTDINAYGVNAEYALNRNAGIFGRLGIGDYQGFNTAINQELDLNPVSWTLGVGLRNIGIPGTIAGVAIGQPFVTDGVGNATQTNFETFYNLQISDNISFTPVISLVINPDNDSDRGTIWQTTLRSTFSF, via the coding sequence ATGGAGTTGAGCGTGAAGCAGTTTCTCAAGCAAATAATTCGTTCTCCAAAGCTGTTAGCGGCTTTAGTTGGCTATGGAATTTTTAGCCCGTTGTGTTTTCCCTCAGAAGCAGCATTGCAACTAAAAGGTCAAAGTTTAAAGGTTATAAGTTCTACCCCCTCTGCCCCCTCTGCCCCCTCTCAAATCTTGGCTCAACAAACTTCAGTAGACGAACTATCAGATGTAAAACCAACGGATTGGGCTTATCAAGCTTTAAAGTCTTTAATTGAAAGGTATGGTGTAATTACGGGTTTACCGGATGGGACTTTCAAGGGAAATCGTGCTGTCACTCGTTATGAATTTGCAACTGGTTTGGCTGCGGCTTTAGACAAGGTGGAAGATGCTACTGCTACTTCTGTCAGTGATAGGTACATCCAACAAGATAAAATTACTTTACGACGATTACAAAGAGAATTCGCTGAAGCTTTAGCTGATGTACGCAAGCGTTTGAATGATATTGATTCTCGTTCTGCACAATTACAAGCGAATCAGTTTTCTACAACCACAAAATTAAAAGGACAGCAAATTTTTGGGTTGACGGATGGAAGAAGAGCGAGTTTTAGTTTAGCTTCTCGAACTCGATTGACTTTTGAAACTAGTTTTAGTCAAAAAGATTTGCTGGTTACTCAATTGGAATCTGGTAACAATGGTGGTGATGCTGTTGGTTTAGCGCAAAAGGAAAATGCTAATTTACTAGGAAGCGCTGGACTTTTCGCGAATGCTGGGGGACTTGACTTTACCGATGTTGAAGATGATGTCAAACTCAGGCGTTTGCACTATACTTTACGTCCTTCGTCAGATTTAGCGGTGACTGTAGGAACGAAAATGTCCCCGCGAGATTTTATCGACGGTAATCGCTATGCGAATAATGAAGCGGCTGATTTTAGTTCGGGAATTTTTCTAAATAATCCTTTGATTGTCCAAAATCGAATCGATCGGAATGGTGGTGCTGGGGCTGCTGTGGTTTGGAAACCGAATAGCAAACTGGCTTTTCGCTCGCTTTATATTGCTGGGGATGCTGATTCAAGCTCTGAAGATAAAGGTTTTTTTGGCGACCCTCATCAAGCAAGTGCTGAATTAGAATATACTTTTAGCGATAAACTAACTTTAAAACTCCAATATACAAATGCTGAAATTGAAAATACCGATATTAATGCTTATGGGGTGAATGCCGAATACGCTCTCAACCGCAATGCAGGAATTTTTGGTCGTTTGGGAATCGGTGATTATCAAGGATTTAATACCGCTATCAATCAAGAATTAGATTTAAATCCCGTTAGTTGGACGCTTGGTGTGGGTTTGCGTAACATTGGCATTCCCGGTACTATTGCCGGTGTCGCAATTGGTCAACCTTTTGTTACCGATGGTGTGGGAAATGCGACTCAAACTAACTTTGAGACATTTTATAATCTGCAAATAAGCGACAATATCAGCTTTACTCCCGTAATTTCTTTAGTAATTAATCCTGACAACGACAGCGATCGCGGTACTATTTGGCAAACTACGTTAAGGTCAACGTTTTCGTTTTAG
- the eno gene encoding phosphopyruvate hydratase, whose amino-acid sequence MMDTAIEAIVAREILDSRGRPTIEAEVHLVNGAMGLAQVPSGASTGTFEAHELRDGDKSRYGGKGVLKAVENVNETLAPKLLDMDALNQEHLDKTMIDIDGSKNKSNLGANAILGISLAAAKAGAESLGIPLYRYLGGPLANLLPVPLMNVINGGAHAANNVDFQEFMIVPIGASSFREALRWGAEVFATLSKVLDEKGVLTGVGDEGGFAPNLESNQVALELLVDAIKKAGYKPGEEVALALDVAASEFYKDGQYVYDGKPHSPAEFIDYMAQLVNQYPIVSIEDGLHEEDWQSWQLLTEKIGHHVQLVGDDLFVTNAERLQKGIEQKSANSILIKLNQIGSLTETLQTIDLATRNGFRSVISHRSGETEDTTIADLAVATRAGQIKTGSLCRSERVAKYNRLLRIEDELGDAAIYAGTVGLGPK is encoded by the coding sequence ATGATGGATACTGCTATTGAAGCGATTGTGGCTCGCGAGATTCTTGATTCCCGTGGTAGACCTACTATTGAAGCTGAAGTACATTTAGTAAATGGTGCGATGGGATTGGCTCAGGTTCCCAGTGGCGCTTCTACAGGAACTTTTGAAGCTCACGAATTGCGCGATGGTGATAAAAGCCGTTATGGCGGTAAAGGTGTTCTTAAAGCGGTAGAAAACGTCAATGAAACCCTAGCTCCCAAGCTGTTAGACATGGACGCTCTTAACCAAGAACACCTTGATAAAACCATGATTGACATCGATGGTTCTAAGAATAAGTCCAATTTAGGTGCAAATGCGATTTTAGGCATCTCCTTGGCTGCTGCAAAGGCTGGTGCTGAGTCTTTAGGAATTCCTCTTTACCGTTATTTAGGTGGTCCTTTAGCGAATTTACTCCCCGTACCCTTAATGAACGTAATCAACGGTGGAGCGCACGCTGCAAATAACGTTGATTTCCAAGAATTTATGATTGTACCCATCGGAGCATCTTCCTTCCGCGAAGCTTTGCGCTGGGGTGCGGAAGTGTTCGCTACCTTGAGCAAAGTTTTGGATGAGAAAGGAGTATTAACCGGAGTTGGTGACGAAGGTGGTTTTGCTCCCAACTTGGAATCAAATCAAGTTGCTTTAGAATTATTAGTTGATGCAATCAAGAAAGCTGGTTACAAGCCAGGTGAAGAAGTAGCTTTAGCTTTAGACGTTGCAGCCAGCGAATTTTACAAAGATGGACAATATGTTTACGACGGTAAACCTCATTCCCCCGCAGAATTTATTGATTACATGGCACAACTAGTAAATCAATATCCTATCGTTTCCATTGAAGATGGTTTACACGAAGAAGATTGGCAAAGTTGGCAATTACTCACCGAAAAAATCGGTCATCACGTGCAACTAGTTGGTGATGACTTATTTGTTACCAATGCCGAACGCTTGCAAAAAGGAATTGAACAAAAATCTGCTAACTCAATTTTGATTAAACTCAATCAAATTGGTTCTTTGACTGAAACCTTACAAACCATTGATTTAGCAACTCGTAACGGCTTCCGCTCTGTAATCAGCCATCGTTCCGGAGAAACCGAAGACACCACAATTGCTGACTTAGCAGTAGCAACCAGAGCCGGACAAATAAAAACCGGTTCCTTGTGTCGTAGCGAACGTGTTGCTAAATATAATCGCTTGTTGAGAATTGAAGATGAGTTGGGAGACGCTGCGATTTATGCGGGTACCGTAGGATTGGGACCGAAATAA
- the argC gene encoding N-acetyl-gamma-glutamyl-phosphate reductase, giving the protein MGNFRRVPVGIIGASGYGGVQLVRLLLNHPELELVYLGGESSAGKDFSDIYPHLAQVVNLKVEALEPEAIARRCEVVFLSLPNGLACEIAPKLLEYGCKVLDLSADYRFRDLKTYSNWYGKKRQDIETVSNAIYGLPELYRDRISETQLVGCAGSYPTASLLGLSPLLKQGLIVPETAIIDGKGGTSTGGRQAETHLLLSEADNSLGAFNVARHRHTPEIEQICSDLAGHEVTVQFTHHLIPMVRGILATVYATLRDPGLVRDDLITIYKAFYRNSPWVKICEPGIYPQTKWTHGSNLCYMGIEVDSRTRRVIVISAIDNLIKGQSGQAIQCLNIMMGWDEMLGLPKLGFYP; this is encoded by the coding sequence ATGGGCAATTTTAGGCGCGTACCCGTGGGAATTATTGGCGCGTCAGGATATGGTGGGGTTCAGTTGGTGCGGTTGCTGCTGAATCATCCAGAACTCGAACTGGTTTACTTAGGGGGTGAAAGTAGTGCTGGAAAAGATTTTAGCGATATTTATCCTCATTTAGCCCAGGTGGTAAACCTTAAAGTTGAAGCATTAGAACCAGAAGCAATTGCACGCCGCTGCGAAGTCGTTTTTTTATCGCTACCCAATGGACTAGCCTGCGAAATTGCACCAAAACTGCTCGAATATGGATGCAAAGTCCTAGATTTGTCAGCAGATTATCGATTTAGAGATTTGAAAACCTATAGTAATTGGTATGGCAAAAAGCGTCAAGACATTGAAACCGTATCTAACGCCATTTACGGACTACCAGAACTTTACCGCGATCGCATTTCTGAAACTCAATTAGTAGGCTGTGCCGGTTCATATCCCACAGCCAGTCTGCTAGGACTTTCACCCCTCCTCAAACAAGGATTAATCGTACCCGAAACCGCCATCATTGACGGCAAAGGGGGCACATCAACCGGCGGAAGACAAGCCGAAACTCATTTATTACTATCGGAAGCAGACAACAGCCTCGGAGCTTTCAACGTTGCCCGTCACCGCCATACCCCAGAGATAGAGCAGATTTGCAGCGATTTAGCAGGACACGAAGTCACAGTCCAATTTACCCATCACCTCATACCAATGGTACGCGGTATTTTAGCAACAGTATACGCAACATTACGCGACCCCGGATTAGTTAGAGACGACTTAATTACCATCTATAAAGCCTTTTATCGTAACTCCCCCTGGGTAAAAATTTGCGAACCAGGAATTTATCCCCAAACCAAATGGACTCACGGTAGCAACCTTTGTTATATGGGTATAGAAGTTGACTCACGAACCCGCCGAGTGATTGTGATATCAGCTATTGACAATTTAATCAAAGGACAGAGCGGACAAGCAATCCAGTGTTTGAACATCATGATGGGCTGGGATGAAATGCTCGGATTGCCAAAGTTAGGTTTTTATCCGTAA